In a genomic window of Quercus lobata isolate SW786 chromosome 4, ValleyOak3.0 Primary Assembly, whole genome shotgun sequence:
- the LOC115985686 gene encoding F-box protein At3g07870-like produces the protein MPLEYSKKFTSVLYCRGVLFFSYVEVKDQVAEHNFFVYYIHAASFDSFPSRPAMTNESRLAFGFGFHPGTNDYKVVRIVEQNQPTGLEQHIEVFTLGRPMWMINRKNPFLLRMQPYAASFNERLHWLGQDKKDGSTIIVSFNLESENFHHIPIPDNCKSRLDGKDCHVVVLGGCLCLVDYNDIWSMKIYGIKESWIKEYTVMHFERLIGPIRPLCLLPNHNILIELQYLPQSLYVYSVDSMEIYKVRIHDLPPCHSYRVVSVVDDTLDSISNGCKQESPDA, from the coding sequence ATGCCCTTGGAATATAGCAAGAAGTTTACTAGTGTTCTGTACTGCCGTGGGGTCTTGTTCTTTTCCTATGTTGAAGTAAAGGATCAAGTCGCGGAACACAACTTTTTCGTGTACTATATTCACGCAGCAAGTTTTGACAGCTTTCCATCACGGCCCGCCATGACTAATGAAAGCAGGTTGGCTTTTGGGTTTGGTTTCCATCCCGGAACCAATGACTACAAGGTGGTCAGAATAGTGGAACAAAATCAGCCTACGGGTTTGGAACAACATATTGAGGTGTTCACTCTAGGCAGACCCATGTGGATGATCAACAGAAAGAACCCATTCTTGCTTCGGATGCAACCCTATGCAGCTTCGTTTAATGAAAGACTACATTGGTTAGGCCAAGACAAGAAAGATGGTTCCACAATTATAGTTTCATTCAATTTGGAGTCCGAAAATTTTCACCATATTCCAATTCCAGATAATTGTAAATCTAGACTGGATGGGAAAGATTGCCACGTTGTAGTGCTGGGAGGGTGTCTCTGTTTGGTTGATTATAATGACATATGGTCAATGAAGATTTATGGTATAAAGGAGTCTTGGATTAAAGAATACACCGTGATGCATTTTGAACGTTTGATAGGACCTATTCGGCCTCTATGTCTACTGCCAAATCATAACATTTTGATCGAGTTGCAATATCTCCCGCAGAGTTTGTATGTTTATAGTGTAGATTCGATGGAAATCTACAAGGTAAGAATTCATGACCTCCCCCCTTGCCATTCATACCGAGTAGTTTCTGTTGTTGATGATACTCTTGACAGTATATCAAATGGGTGCAAGCAGGAGAGCCCAGATGCGTAG